Within the Acidobacteriota bacterium genome, the region AGAGATCCAACAGCCATCATGACCGAGCAAGCCGTCCTGCTGATTGGCTTCGGGGGACCGACCCGAAGCGATGAGATTCGCCCGTTCCTGGACAACGTCCTGCGGGGGCGCAGCGTGCCCCGGGAACGGATCGAGGAAGTGGCCCACCATTACGAATTGATCGGAGGTCGATCACCCTTTAACGAGCTGACCTTCCGCCAGGCGGATGGACTGCGGCGACTGCTGGAAAAGGAGGGGCCTTCAATCCCCGTATACGTGGGTATGCGCAACTGGCATCCGCTTCTGGCCGACGTTCTGGAACGGATGGCCGGCGACGGGGTGCGGAGGGCGGTGGGTGTCATCCTGGCGCCTCATCAGGGCGAGGCCAGCTGGGGACGCTATCAGGATGCAGTTCGGGAGGCCAGGATCCTGCTGGAGGAAAAGCTGGGGCGGCCGGCTCCGGCGGTGGACTATTGCAAACCCTGGTTTGTCCATCCCGACTATGTGGAGGCTGTCGCCGACCGCGTCCGGCACCAGTGGAACCGAATCCCAAGCCGGAACCGGCTGCAGACCAGGCTGCTCTTTACCGCTCACAGCGTTCCCAGCCGATTTGCCAGCCCATACGTGGACCAGCTTCGCGAATCCTGCCGGGCGGTGGCTTCGGCCCTGAAGATACCGGATTGGGAACTGGTCTACCAGAGCCGTAGCGGCGGGCCGCGGGATCCCTGGCTCGAACCGGATGTCTGTGACGTCATCGAGAGCCTGGGCAAGAACCAATGCCCCGGCGTGTTGCTGGTGCCCATCGGTTTCGTGTGCGATCACGTGGAAGTGCTCTACGACCTGGACGTGGAGGCCCGGCAGGTCGCCCGGAAGTGGAAGATGGACTTTTTCCGGGCTCCGACGGTCAACGACCACCCCCGCTTCATCCGGATGCTGGCCGACGTGGTCAGACGGGCTATCGAGGGTGGGGGGGAGCGCGGGGACTAGCGCGGGTCTTGCTTGGGTCTTTTTGGGGGGGGGACGTTGCGTTCCGGGAGGGTGCTTGCTATTCGCCGTCGATGCGACCACAACGGGTAGATGTGGCGTGGGGCGGGGTTTGTTTGGGGAAGCAGTGCGTTCCCGAACGGGTGCTTTCTATTCGCCGCATTCGCGGCTGGGTTGGCGCGGGGCGCGGACCCATACGACCCCGGGCTGCCGCCCGGGGCTACCCTGAGCCGCAGCTACGCAGCTCTATAAGGATGGCCCGTAGGTGGCGTCTCGCCGGGTAATCCACGTCAACCGCAGCCTTCGCAGCTCTCCCGAAACCCACAACACTGCAGGAGGAAACGTGCTTTTTATTTGGAATATGCCCCGGGCCAGCGCCCGGGGGGAGCCACTGCAAAACGTCACATAGGGGAGTCAAGCCGCGAATGCTGCGGCAGCGACAAAAAATTCATTCACTCCGCTCTGTTCTGACCTTCGACCGACCGGCCCTGCTTGACCGTTCGGTGGGGGCGACCTTGGCCGCTTCGGAGTGGTGTTCGGTGGGCTGGGCCAGCGCCGCGGAGGTGGCGGGGGTCTTCTTGCCCTTCCTGGCAATCGTCGCGAATTCCTGCGAC harbors:
- the hemH gene encoding ferrochelatase, yielding MTEQAVLLIGFGGPTRSDEIRPFLDNVLRGRSVPRERIEEVAHHYELIGGRSPFNELTFRQADGLRRLLEKEGPSIPVYVGMRNWHPLLADVLERMAGDGVRRAVGVILAPHQGEASWGRYQDAVREARILLEEKLGRPAPAVDYCKPWFVHPDYVEAVADRVRHQWNRIPSRNRLQTRLLFTAHSVPSRFASPYVDQLRESCRAVASALKIPDWELVYQSRSGGPRDPWLEPDVCDVIESLGKNQCPGVLLVPIGFVCDHVEVLYDLDVEARQVARKWKMDFFRAPTVNDHPRFIRMLADVVRRAIEGGGERGD